Proteins encoded together in one Miscanthus floridulus cultivar M001 chromosome 16, ASM1932011v1, whole genome shotgun sequence window:
- the LOC136512684 gene encoding abscisic acid receptor PYL5-like, which translates to MPYTAPRPSPQQHSRVTGGGGAKAALASAAVPAEVARHHEHVARAGQCCSAVVQAIEAPVGAVWSVVRRFDRPQAYKHFIRSCRLVDGGDAGGVAVGSVREVRVVSGLPATSSRERLEILDDERRVLSFRVVGGEHRLANYRSVTTVHEADAGAGGTVVVESYVVDVPPGNTVDETRVFVDTIVRCNLQSLARTAERLALALA; encoded by the coding sequence ATGCCGTACACAGCTCCGAGGCCGTCGCCGCAGCAGCACAGCCGTGtgaccggcggcggcggggcgaagGCGGCGCTAGCGTCGGCGGCGGTGCCGGCGGAGGTGGCGCGGCACCACGAGCACGTGGCGCGCGCGGGGCAGTGCTGCTCGGCGGTGGTGCAGGCGATCGAGGCGCCCGTTGGGGCCGTGTGGTCCGTGGTGCGGCGCTTCGACCGCCCGCAGGCGTACAAGCACTTCATCCGGAGCTGCCGCCTCGTGGACGGCGGCGACGCCGGAGGCGTGGCCGTGGGGTCGGTGCGCGAGGTGCGGGTCGTCTCGGGCCTCCCCGCCACCAGCAGCCGCGAGCGGCTCGAGATCCTCGACGACGAGCGCCGCGTGCTCAGCTTCCGCGTCGTCGGCGGCGAGCACCGCCTCGCCAACTACCGGTCCGTCACCACCGTGCACGAGgccgacgccggcgccggcggcaccGTCGTCGTGGAGTCGTACGTGGTGGACGTGCCCCCCGGCAACACCGTGGACGAGACGCGCGTGTTCGTGGACACCATCGTGCGCTGCAACCTCCAGTCGCTGGCGCGCACCGCCGAGCGCCTCGCCCTGGCCCTCGCCTAG